From a single Planctellipticum variicoloris genomic region:
- a CDS encoding LutC/YkgG family protein, translating to MTISARDSILGSIRRHLPEAAERPGHDGPWIQYPDPLSQFASVLEAIGGRCVRVKDVAEINQDLATFPVYAAARMMVSLVPGAGRSVREMANVADPHELADVDLAILPGDFAVAENAAVWVTDAAVKHRVIYFLSQHLALVVSAGQVVHNLHEAYARLTFDAARFGAFIAGPSKTADIEQSLVIGAHGPRSMTVYLME from the coding sequence ATGACTATTTCCGCACGCGACTCCATCCTGGGTTCCATCCGCCGCCATCTGCCTGAGGCAGCGGAGCGTCCGGGGCACGACGGCCCGTGGATCCAGTACCCGGACCCACTGTCGCAGTTCGCGAGCGTCCTGGAGGCCATCGGCGGTCGCTGTGTCCGGGTCAAGGACGTCGCGGAGATCAACCAGGACCTGGCGACATTCCCTGTGTATGCGGCGGCGCGGATGATGGTTTCGCTGGTCCCGGGCGCAGGGCGTTCGGTCCGCGAAATGGCAAACGTCGCCGATCCGCATGAGCTGGCGGATGTCGACCTGGCGATTCTGCCGGGGGACTTTGCGGTGGCGGAGAATGCCGCAGTCTGGGTCACCGATGCGGCGGTGAAGCACCGCGTGATTTACTTCCTGAGCCAGCATCTGGCGCTTGTCGTTTCGGCCGGACAGGTCGTGCATAACCTGCACGAGGCTTATGCGAGGCTGACGTTTGACGCCGCCCGGTTCGGTGCGTTTATCGCGGGGCCTTCGAAGACGGCGGACATCGAACAGTCGCTGGTCATCGGCGCTCACGGACCGCGGTCGATGACCGTCTATCTGATGGAATAG